One region of Streptomyces rishiriensis genomic DNA includes:
- a CDS encoding Zn-ribbon domain-containing OB-fold protein yields the protein MPEILKAPLVVEFPFTRSLGPVQSAFLTGLRERVVLGVTTTDGRTLVPPVEYDPVTADDLRDLVEVAPTGTVTTWAWNHAPRRGQPLTTPFAWVLVRLDGADTALLHALDAPGPDAVHTGLRVRIRWAEERTGAITDIACFEPYDGGPARLTGSTDEFADPVGGIVATARLDYTYSPGRAQTAYINSLADRRTVGERCPSCRKVYVPPRGACPTCGVPTAEQVEVGPRGTVTTFCIVNIKARNLDIEVPYVYAHIALDGADLALHARIGGIPYDQVRMGLRVEPVWTDGARYPDHYRPTGEPDADYDAYKELL from the coding sequence ATGCCCGAAATCCTCAAAGCACCGCTCGTCGTCGAGTTTCCGTTCACCCGGTCCCTCGGGCCCGTCCAGAGCGCCTTTCTCACCGGTCTGCGCGAACGGGTCGTGCTGGGGGTGACGACCACCGACGGCCGCACCCTCGTCCCGCCCGTCGAGTACGACCCGGTCACCGCCGACGACCTCCGCGACCTGGTCGAGGTCGCCCCCACCGGAACGGTCACCACCTGGGCCTGGAACCACGCCCCCCGCCGCGGACAGCCCCTCACCACCCCCTTCGCCTGGGTCCTGGTCCGCCTCGACGGCGCCGACACCGCCCTGCTGCACGCCCTCGACGCCCCCGGCCCCGACGCCGTCCACACCGGACTGCGCGTCCGGATCCGCTGGGCCGAGGAGCGCACCGGCGCCATCACCGACATCGCCTGCTTCGAGCCGTACGACGGCGGACCGGCCCGACTCACGGGCAGCACGGACGAGTTCGCGGATCCGGTCGGCGGAATCGTCGCCACCGCCCGGCTCGACTACACCTACTCGCCCGGCCGCGCCCAGACCGCCTACATCAACTCCCTCGCCGACCGCAGGACCGTCGGCGAGCGCTGCCCGTCCTGCCGCAAGGTGTACGTGCCACCGCGCGGGGCCTGCCCCACCTGCGGTGTCCCGACCGCCGAGCAGGTCGAGGTCGGACCGCGCGGGACCGTCACCACCTTCTGCATCGTCAACATCAAGGCCAGGAACCTCGACATCGAAGTGCCCTACGTCTACGCCCACATCGCCCTCGACGGCGCCGACCTCGCGCTGCACGCCCGCATCGGCGGCATCCCCTACGACCAGGTGCGCATGGGCCTGCGCGTCGAACCCGTCTGGACGGACGGCGCCCGCTACCCCGACCACTACCGGCCGACCGGCGAACCCGACGCCGACTACGACGCCTACAAGGAGCTGCTGTGA
- a CDS encoding DUF397 domain-containing protein, with protein MAESTIQQQPLTGWDKPELDLSNAEWQSSSRGRGDVQIAFVEGFIAMRNSGSPQSPSLIFTPAEWGAFVSGAREGEFDLT; from the coding sequence GTGGCCGAGAGCACCATCCAGCAGCAGCCGCTCACGGGCTGGGACAAGCCGGAGCTGGACCTCAGCAACGCCGAGTGGCAGTCCAGCAGCCGGGGGCGGGGGGATGTCCAGATCGCCTTCGTCGAGGGATTCATCGCGATGCGCAACAGCGGCAGCCCGCAGAGCCCTTCCCTGATCTTCACGCCCGCCGAGTGGGGCGCGTTCGTGTCGGGGGCGCGGGAGGGGGAGTTCGACCTGACCTGA
- a CDS encoding alpha/beta fold hydrolase produces MPTFTAPDGTELAYHVRGEGEPLVVLPGGPLRASAYLGDLGGLAARRRLILLDLRGTGDSAVPADPATYRCDRQVDDVEALRGRLGLERIDVLAHSAGGSLALLYAARYPHRVSRLALITATPWALDRPATAEDRLTAARLRRDESWFRAAYPVFEAWLTGGGDPDWEVVGAFFYGRWDDAARAHDAAADEQTNSAAENLFLDPEAVDPPALRAALAELAAPVLVLAGEVDGGPRPELARLLADACPNAEFAVQPGAGHYPWLDDPEWFAGRTGAFLDGTPVAGSVPPA; encoded by the coding sequence ATGCCCACCTTCACCGCCCCGGACGGGACCGAGCTCGCCTACCACGTACGGGGCGAGGGCGAGCCGCTCGTCGTCCTGCCCGGCGGCCCCCTGCGCGCCTCCGCCTACCTCGGCGACCTCGGCGGTCTCGCCGCCCGGCGCCGGCTGATCCTCCTCGACCTGCGCGGCACCGGCGACTCCGCCGTCCCGGCGGACCCGGCGACGTACCGCTGCGACCGGCAGGTCGACGACGTCGAGGCGCTGCGCGGCCGTCTCGGGCTCGAGCGGATCGATGTGCTCGCCCATTCCGCGGGCGGCAGCCTCGCGCTGCTGTACGCGGCCCGGTACCCGCACCGGGTGTCGCGGCTCGCGCTGATCACCGCCACCCCGTGGGCCCTTGACCGGCCGGCCACGGCCGAGGACCGGCTGACGGCGGCTCGGCTGCGCCGGGACGAATCCTGGTTCAGGGCGGCGTATCCGGTGTTCGAGGCGTGGCTCACGGGCGGGGGCGACCCCGACTGGGAGGTCGTCGGCGCCTTCTTCTACGGCCGGTGGGACGACGCCGCCCGCGCCCACGACGCCGCCGCGGACGAGCAGACCAACTCCGCGGCGGAGAACCTGTTCCTGGACCCGGAGGCCGTCGATCCACCCGCCCTGCGGGCCGCCCTCGCCGAGCTCGCGGCCCCGGTGCTGGTGCTCGCCGGCGAGGTGGACGGCGGCCCCCGGCCCGAGCTCGCCCGGCTCCTCGCCGACGCCTGCCCGAACGCCGAGTTCGCCGTACAGCCCGGTGCCGGCCACTACCCGTGGCTGGACGACCCGGAGTGGTTCGCCGGACGCACCGGCGCCTTCCTCGACGGCACACCCGTCGCCGGTTCGGTGCCGCCCGCCTGA
- the paaK gene encoding phenylacetate--CoA ligase PaaK, which produces MTGASDPLDEGELLDESALRALQRERLRASLRHAYARVPFYRESFDKAGVHPDDCRDLGDLSRFPFTTKADLREHYPYGMFAVPRDRVRRIHASSGTTGRPTIVGYTEADLSLWADLVARSLRAAGARPGDTVHVAYGYGLFTGGLGAHYGAERLGCTVIPASGGMTSRQVRLIQDLEPRIIMVTPSYMLTLLDEFERQGVDPRSTSLRVGVFGAEPWTEQMRQEIEDRFAIDAVDIYGLSEVMGPGVAQECVETKDGLHIWEDHFYPEIVDPITGEVLPEGEEGELVLTSLTKEAMPVVRYRTRDLTRLLPGTARVFRRMRKVTGRSDDMVILRGVNLFPTQIEEIVLRTPGVAPHFQLRLTREGRLDALTVRAEARPDATPEDRDTAARSIAAAVKDGIGVSVAVEIVDPESLERSVGKIRRIADLRES; this is translated from the coding sequence ATGACGGGTGCGAGCGATCCGCTGGACGAGGGCGAGCTCCTCGACGAGAGCGCTCTGCGCGCACTGCAACGGGAGCGGCTGCGGGCCTCGCTGCGCCACGCGTACGCCCGCGTGCCCTTCTACCGCGAGTCCTTCGACAAGGCGGGCGTCCACCCCGACGACTGCCGCGACCTCGGCGATCTCTCGCGCTTCCCCTTCACCACCAAGGCCGACCTGCGCGAGCACTACCCGTACGGGATGTTCGCCGTCCCCCGCGACCGGGTCCGCCGCATCCACGCCTCCAGCGGCACCACCGGCCGCCCCACGATCGTCGGCTACACGGAGGCCGACCTGTCCCTGTGGGCGGACCTGGTGGCCCGTTCGCTCCGCGCCGCGGGCGCCCGACCCGGTGACACGGTCCATGTGGCCTACGGCTACGGCCTGTTCACCGGTGGTCTCGGCGCCCACTACGGCGCCGAACGCCTCGGCTGTACCGTGATCCCCGCGTCCGGCGGCATGACGTCCCGTCAGGTGCGGCTGATCCAGGACCTCGAGCCCCGGATCATCATGGTGACCCCCTCCTACATGCTCACGCTGCTCGACGAGTTCGAACGACAGGGTGTCGACCCGCGCTCCACCTCGCTGCGTGTGGGGGTGTTCGGCGCGGAGCCCTGGACGGAACAGATGCGCCAAGAGATCGAGGACCGGTTCGCGATCGACGCCGTCGACATCTACGGACTCTCGGAGGTGATGGGCCCGGGGGTCGCGCAGGAGTGCGTGGAGACGAAGGACGGCCTGCACATCTGGGAGGACCACTTCTATCCGGAGATCGTCGACCCGATCACCGGCGAGGTCCTCCCGGAGGGCGAGGAGGGCGAACTGGTCCTCACGTCGCTCACCAAGGAGGCGATGCCGGTCGTCCGCTACCGCACCCGCGACCTGACCCGGTTGCTGCCGGGCACGGCACGCGTCTTCCGGCGGATGCGGAAGGTGACCGGGCGCAGCGACGACATGGTCATCCTGCGCGGGGTGAACCTCTTTCCCACCCAGATCGAGGAGATCGTGCTGCGCACCCCCGGCGTGGCGCCCCACTTCCAGCTGCGGCTGACGCGCGAGGGCCGTCTCGACGCCCTCACGGTCCGGGCGGAGGCACGCCCCGACGCGACCCCCGAGGACCGTGACACGGCCGCGCGCAGCATCGCGGCGGCCGTGAAGGACGGGATCGGCGTGTCGGTGGCCGTCGAGATCGTCGATCCGGAGTCGCTGGAGCGGTCGGTGGGCAAGATCAGGCGGATCGCTGACCTGCGGGAGTCATGA
- a CDS encoding crotonase/enoyl-CoA hydratase family protein — translation MGGTEHLTVRREGATLVLTLNRPEARNALSIAMLVGLYDGWLEADADDSVRSVVLTGAGGSFCAGMDLKALAGRGMAGERHRDRLKADPDLHWKAMLRHHRPRKPVLAAVEGYCVAGGTEMLQGTDIRVAGESATFGLFEVKRGLFPIGGSTVRLPRQIPRTHALEMLLTGRSYTAREAAAIGLIGHVVPDGTALERALEIAERVNACGPLAVEAVKASVYEAAELTEADGLAAELARGWPVFDTDDAKEGARAFAEKRAPLYKRA, via the coding sequence ATGGGCGGCACCGAACACCTCACCGTGCGCCGCGAAGGCGCCACACTCGTGCTCACGCTCAACAGACCGGAGGCCAGGAACGCGCTCTCGATCGCCATGCTCGTCGGCCTGTACGACGGCTGGCTCGAGGCCGACGCGGACGACTCGGTCCGCTCGGTCGTCCTCACCGGCGCGGGCGGCTCCTTCTGCGCCGGCATGGACCTCAAGGCCCTGGCCGGCCGGGGCATGGCGGGCGAGCGGCACCGCGACCGGCTCAAGGCCGACCCCGACCTGCACTGGAAGGCGATGCTGCGCCACCACCGCCCCCGCAAACCGGTGCTCGCCGCCGTCGAGGGGTACTGCGTGGCGGGCGGCACCGAGATGCTCCAGGGCACCGACATCCGCGTCGCGGGCGAGTCCGCCACCTTCGGCCTCTTCGAGGTGAAACGCGGCCTCTTCCCGATCGGCGGCTCGACGGTCCGGCTGCCCCGCCAGATACCCCGCACCCATGCCCTGGAGATGCTGCTCACCGGCCGGTCCTACACCGCCCGCGAGGCCGCCGCCATCGGGCTGATCGGGCATGTCGTCCCCGACGGTACGGCCCTGGAGAGGGCCCTGGAGATCGCCGAACGCGTGAACGCCTGCGGGCCGCTCGCCGTGGAGGCCGTGAAGGCGTCCGTGTACGAGGCCGCCGAGCTGACCGAGGCCGACGGGCTGGCCGCCGAACTCGCGCGCGGCTGGCCGGTGTTCGACACGGACGACGCCAAGGAAGGCGCCCGCGCCTTCGCCGAGAAACGGGCGCCGCTCTACAAGCGTGCGTGA
- a CDS encoding thiolase domain-containing protein: protein MTRDIAVVAFAQTDVLRTTDELSEVEMLMPVLHSVLDRTGLKTADIGFTCSGSSDYLAGRAFSFTLALDGVGAWPPIAESHVEMDGAWALYEAWTKLLTGDADTALVYSYGKSSGGSLRDVLTRQLDPYYVAPLWPDSVALAALQAQALIDAGDTDESALAAIGARSRRVATLNSHAQLRGSVPQGDYVVRPLRTGDCPPVGDGAAAVILAAGERARELCSRPAWIRGIDHRIEAHTLGVRDLTDSPSTRLAAERAGAFERPVDTAELHAPFSAQEVVLRKALRLDDSVRVNLSGGALAANPMMAAGLVRVGEAAARIHRGESDRALAHATSGPCLQQNLVAVLEGEPR from the coding sequence GTGACCCGGGACATCGCGGTGGTGGCCTTCGCGCAGACCGACGTCCTGCGCACCACCGACGAACTCTCCGAGGTCGAGATGCTCATGCCGGTCCTGCACAGCGTCCTGGACCGGACCGGCCTGAAGACCGCCGACATCGGCTTCACCTGCTCCGGGTCCAGCGACTACCTCGCCGGCCGGGCCTTCTCCTTCACCCTCGCCCTCGACGGCGTCGGCGCCTGGCCGCCCATCGCGGAGTCCCATGTCGAGATGGACGGCGCCTGGGCGCTGTACGAGGCGTGGACCAAGCTGCTCACCGGCGACGCCGACACCGCGCTCGTCTACTCCTACGGCAAGTCCTCCGGCGGCTCCCTGCGCGACGTGCTCACCCGTCAGCTCGACCCGTACTACGTCGCCCCGCTGTGGCCGGACTCCGTCGCCCTCGCCGCCCTCCAGGCGCAGGCACTGATCGACGCGGGCGACACCGACGAGAGTGCCCTCGCCGCCATCGGGGCCCGCAGCCGCCGGGTCGCGACCCTCAACTCCCACGCACAGCTCCGTGGTTCCGTGCCCCAAGGGGACTACGTCGTACGACCGCTGCGCACCGGCGACTGCCCGCCCGTCGGGGACGGCGCCGCCGCCGTGATCCTCGCGGCCGGGGAGCGGGCCCGCGAGCTGTGCTCGCGACCCGCCTGGATCCGCGGCATCGACCACCGGATCGAGGCCCACACGCTCGGCGTGCGCGACCTGACCGACTCGCCCTCCACCCGGCTGGCCGCCGAACGCGCCGGCGCCTTCGAACGGCCCGTCGACACCGCCGAACTGCACGCCCCGTTCAGTGCGCAGGAGGTCGTCCTGCGCAAGGCGCTGCGGCTCGACGACAGCGTGCGGGTGAACCTGTCCGGCGGCGCCCTCGCCGCCAACCCGATGATGGCCGCCGGCCTCGTCCGCGTCGGCGAGGCCGCCGCCCGCATCCACCGGGGCGAGTCCGACCGCGCCCTCGCCCATGCCACCTCCGGCCCGTGTCTGCAGCAGAACCTGGTCGCCGTACTCGAAGGAGAACCGCGATGA
- a CDS encoding acyl-CoA synthetase has translation MEYNLADLFESVVDVAADREALVYVDHPGTGAERRLTYAELDAAANRIGHHLLDSGIRPGEHLGLHLYNGVEYLQTVLGCLKARIVPVNVNYRYVEEELVYLYRDADLVALVFDAEFTDRVAAALPQTPALRHLVRVGPPGEGVISFADAEASGSPGRGFPDRSGDDQFIIYTGGTTGLPKGVMWRQEDLFFSGLGGGSPTGEPVKKPEEIAERVAAGGAGITFFPTPPLMHGTSTLTAFIGFNFGQRVLIHRKFVPEEVLRTIEREKVTSISLVGDAMLRPLIDALGGPLRGTDCSSVFSVSSSGAIMSDTVRRQFRELMPNAMLLNNFGSSESGFNGTATEDSGPERGFRVRVNSRTRVVDPATHEPVAAGEVGRVAQRGHVPLGYYNDPAKTAETFFRKDGERWVLLGDMATVDEQGVVVVLGRGSQCINTGGEKVYPEEVEQALKAHPDVYDALVAGVPDPTWGNHVAAVVQVRDGAAQPSLEDIQRHCRSRLAGYKIPRQLVVTESIRRSPSGKADYRWAREVAVAEDR, from the coding sequence GTGGAGTACAACCTTGCCGACCTGTTCGAGTCGGTCGTCGACGTGGCGGCGGACCGTGAGGCGCTCGTGTACGTCGACCATCCCGGCACGGGCGCGGAACGCCGTCTGACGTACGCGGAACTGGACGCGGCGGCCAACCGCATCGGCCACCACCTCCTCGACAGCGGCATCCGTCCCGGCGAGCATCTCGGCCTGCATCTGTACAACGGCGTCGAGTACCTCCAGACGGTGCTGGGGTGCCTCAAGGCGCGGATCGTGCCGGTCAACGTCAACTACCGTTATGTAGAGGAGGAGCTGGTCTATCTCTACCGGGACGCGGATCTGGTGGCCCTCGTCTTCGACGCGGAGTTCACGGACCGGGTGGCGGCGGCGCTGCCGCAGACCCCGGCGCTGCGGCATCTGGTCCGGGTGGGGCCGCCGGGCGAGGGCGTCATCTCCTTCGCGGACGCCGAGGCGAGCGGCTCTCCCGGGCGCGGGTTCCCGGACCGCTCGGGAGACGACCAGTTCATCATCTACACCGGCGGCACGACCGGCCTGCCCAAGGGGGTGATGTGGCGTCAGGAGGACCTCTTCTTCTCGGGGCTGGGCGGCGGCTCACCCACCGGCGAACCGGTGAAGAAGCCCGAGGAGATCGCCGAGCGGGTCGCGGCCGGCGGCGCCGGGATCACCTTCTTCCCCACCCCGCCGCTGATGCACGGCACCTCCACCCTCACCGCCTTCATCGGCTTCAACTTCGGCCAGCGTGTCCTGATCCACCGCAAGTTCGTGCCCGAGGAAGTCCTGAGGACGATCGAGAGGGAGAAGGTCACCAGCATCTCCCTGGTGGGCGACGCGATGCTGCGGCCGTTGATCGACGCACTCGGGGGCCCGCTGAGGGGCACGGACTGCTCGTCGGTGTTCAGCGTGTCCTCGTCCGGCGCCATCATGTCGGACACGGTCCGTCGGCAGTTCCGGGAGCTGATGCCGAACGCGATGCTGCTGAACAACTTCGGCTCCTCGGAATCGGGGTTCAACGGCACGGCGACGGAGGACTCGGGACCCGAGCGCGGCTTCCGGGTACGCGTCAACTCCCGTACGAGAGTGGTCGATCCGGCCACCCATGAGCCGGTCGCCGCGGGCGAGGTCGGGCGGGTCGCCCAGCGCGGTCACGTGCCGCTCGGCTACTACAACGACCCGGCGAAGACGGCCGAGACCTTCTTCCGCAAGGACGGCGAACGCTGGGTGCTGCTCGGCGACATGGCGACCGTCGACGAGCAGGGCGTGGTCGTGGTCCTCGGGCGCGGCTCGCAGTGCATCAACACGGGGGGCGAGAAGGTGTACCCCGAGGAGGTCGAGCAGGCCCTCAAGGCTCATCCGGACGTGTACGACGCCCTGGTGGCCGGGGTGCCGGACCCGACGTGGGGCAACCATGTGGCGGCGGTCGTGCAGGTGCGCGACGGCGCGGCGCAGCCCTCGCTGGAGGACATCCAGCGTCACTGCCGCTCCCGGCTCGCCGGCTACAAGATCCCGCGTCAGCTGGTGGTCACGGAATCCATCCGCCGCTCACCGAGCGGCAAGGCGGACTACCGGTGGGCGCGGGAGGTGGCGGTCGCCGAGGACCGGTGA
- a CDS encoding acyl-CoA synthetase translates to MTPGHGSTVDGVLRRSARRTPARVAVEYRDRTWTYEELDEAVSRAASVLLGEGLAPGDRVGAYGHNSDAYLIAFLACARAGLVHVPVNQNLTGEDLAYIVRQSGSALVLTDPDLAGRLPAGTRRLALRDADGSLLVRLPATPAYDGPEPRSEDLVQLLYTSGTTALPKGAMMTHRALVHEYLSAITALDLSAGDRPAHSLPLYHSAQLHVFLLPYLAVGATNIVLDAPDGDRLLDLIEADRVDSLFAPPTVWIGLANRPDFATRDLSGLRKAYYGASIMPVPVLERLRERLPGLGFYNCFGQSEIGPLATVLAPDEHKGRMDSCGRQVLFVDARVVDENGKDVPDGTAGEIVYRSPQLCEGYWDKPEETAAAFRDGWFHSGDLAVRDAHGYFTIVDRVKDVINSGGVLVASRQVEDALYTHDAVAEAAVIGLPDATWIEAITAVVVPRGEVTEEELIAHARENLPHFKAPKRVLFVEELPRNASGKILKRELRERFAS, encoded by the coding sequence ATGACGCCCGGACATGGCAGCACGGTCGACGGGGTGCTGCGGCGCAGCGCCCGCCGCACTCCGGCCCGCGTCGCGGTGGAGTACCGCGACCGCACCTGGACCTACGAGGAACTCGACGAGGCCGTCTCGCGCGCGGCGAGTGTCCTGCTCGGCGAAGGTCTCGCCCCCGGCGACCGGGTCGGCGCCTACGGCCACAACTCCGACGCCTACCTCATCGCGTTCCTCGCCTGCGCCCGCGCGGGACTGGTGCACGTCCCCGTCAACCAGAACCTGACCGGCGAGGACCTGGCGTACATCGTCCGCCAGTCGGGCAGCGCACTGGTCCTCACCGACCCGGACCTGGCCGGACGGCTCCCCGCCGGGACCCGGCGACTGGCGCTGCGGGACGCGGACGGATCGCTCCTCGTCCGGCTGCCCGCGACCCCCGCGTACGACGGTCCCGAGCCCCGCTCCGAGGACCTGGTGCAACTGCTCTACACCTCGGGCACGACGGCGCTGCCCAAGGGCGCGATGATGACCCACCGTGCCCTGGTGCACGAGTACCTGAGCGCGATCACCGCTCTCGACCTGAGCGCCGGCGACCGCCCCGCGCACTCGCTGCCGCTGTACCACTCGGCGCAGCTGCACGTGTTCCTGCTGCCGTACCTCGCGGTCGGCGCCACGAACATCGTGCTGGACGCCCCCGACGGCGACCGTCTCCTCGACCTGATCGAGGCGGACCGCGTCGACAGCCTGTTCGCCCCGCCGACCGTGTGGATCGGCCTGGCCAACCGCCCCGACTTCGCGACGCGTGACCTGAGCGGGCTGCGCAAGGCGTACTACGGGGCGTCGATCATGCCGGTGCCCGTGCTGGAGCGGCTGCGTGAACGCCTGCCCGGGCTGGGTTTCTACAACTGCTTCGGGCAGAGCGAGATCGGTCCGCTCGCCACCGTCCTCGCCCCCGACGAGCACAAGGGCCGGATGGACTCCTGCGGGCGCCAGGTCCTCTTCGTGGACGCCCGTGTCGTCGACGAGAACGGCAAGGACGTCCCCGACGGCACGGCAGGCGAGATCGTCTACCGCTCCCCCCAGCTGTGCGAGGGCTACTGGGACAAGCCCGAGGAGACCGCCGCCGCCTTCCGCGACGGCTGGTTCCACTCGGGCGACCTCGCCGTGCGCGACGCCCACGGCTACTTCACGATCGTCGACCGGGTGAAGGACGTCATCAACTCCGGTGGCGTACTGGTCGCCTCCCGCCAGGTCGAGGACGCGCTCTACACCCACGACGCCGTCGCCGAGGCCGCCGTGATCGGCCTGCCCGACGCGACGTGGATCGAGGCGATCACGGCCGTGGTCGTCCCGCGCGGCGAGGTCACCGAGGAGGAACTCATCGCCCACGCCCGCGAGAACCTCCCCCACTTCAAGGCGCCGAAGCGGGTGCTGTTCGTCGAGGAGCTGCCGCGCAACGCCAGCGGCAAGATCCTCAAGCGGGAGCTGCGCGAACGGTTCGCCTCATGA
- a CDS encoding thiolase domain-containing protein, which translates to MSKEPVAVVGIGQTKHVAARRDVSIAGLVREAARRALEDAELTWADIDAVVIGKAPDFFEGVMMPELYLADALGAVGKPMLRVHTAGSVGGSTALVAAQLVAARVHGTVLTLAFEKQSESNAMWGLSLPIPFQQPLLAGAGGFFAPHVRAYMRRSGAPDTVGSLVAYKDRRNALKNPYAHLHEHDITLEKVQASPMLWDPIRYSETCPSSDGACAMILTDRAGAARAPRPPAWMLGGAMRSEPTLFAGKDAVSPRAGQDCAADVYRQAGVTDPRRDIDAVELYVPFSWYEPMWLENLGFADEGEGWKLTEAGVTELDGDLPVNMSGGVLSTNPIGASGMIRFAEAALQVRGQAGEHQVERAGKVLGHAYGGGSQFFSMWLVGARPPQS; encoded by the coding sequence ATGAGCAAGGAGCCCGTGGCCGTCGTCGGGATCGGCCAGACCAAGCACGTCGCCGCCCGCAGGGACGTCTCGATCGCCGGGCTCGTCCGCGAGGCCGCCCGACGCGCTCTCGAGGACGCCGAGCTGACCTGGGCCGACATCGACGCCGTCGTCATCGGCAAGGCCCCCGACTTCTTCGAGGGCGTCATGATGCCCGAGCTCTACCTCGCCGACGCGCTCGGCGCGGTCGGCAAGCCGATGCTGCGGGTGCACACGGCGGGGTCCGTCGGCGGGTCCACCGCCCTCGTCGCCGCCCAGCTCGTCGCGGCCCGCGTCCACGGCACCGTGCTGACCCTCGCCTTCGAGAAACAGTCCGAGTCCAACGCCATGTGGGGACTGTCGCTGCCGATCCCCTTCCAGCAGCCGCTGCTCGCCGGAGCGGGCGGATTCTTCGCGCCGCACGTGCGGGCGTACATGCGGCGCAGCGGCGCCCCCGACACCGTCGGCTCGCTGGTCGCGTACAAGGACCGGCGCAACGCGCTGAAGAACCCCTACGCCCACCTCCACGAGCACGACATCACGCTGGAGAAGGTCCAGGCCTCGCCCATGCTCTGGGACCCGATCCGCTACTCGGAGACCTGCCCCTCGTCCGACGGCGCCTGCGCGATGATCCTCACCGACCGGGCCGGAGCCGCCCGCGCGCCCCGGCCGCCCGCCTGGATGCTCGGCGGCGCGATGCGCAGCGAGCCGACCCTGTTCGCCGGCAAGGACGCCGTGTCGCCGCGGGCCGGCCAGGACTGCGCCGCCGACGTCTACCGGCAGGCCGGTGTCACCGACCCGCGCCGGGACATCGACGCCGTCGAGCTGTACGTGCCGTTCTCCTGGTACGAGCCCATGTGGCTGGAGAACCTCGGCTTCGCCGACGAGGGCGAGGGCTGGAAGCTGACCGAGGCCGGGGTGACCGAGCTCGACGGCGACCTGCCCGTCAACATGTCGGGCGGCGTGCTGTCCACCAATCCCATCGGCGCCTCCGGGATGATCCGCTTCGCGGAGGCGGCGCTCCAGGTCCGCGGCCAGGCCGGGGAACACCAGGTGGAGCGGGCCGGGAAGGTCCTCGGGCACGCCTACGGCGGTGGCTCGCAGTTCTTCTCCATGTGGCTGGTGGGAGCGCGGCCGCCGCAGTCCTGA